Genomic window (Blattabacterium cuenoti):
TTAAAATATCATGATTTTTTTAAATATGAAAAAAAAATATTAATTGTAGATGTAGGACATTATGAATCTGAAAAGTTTACTAAAAATTTACTGAAATCTTTTTTAGATAAAAATTTTACTTCTATTTCTATTTATGAATCGGAAGTTCATACTAATCCAGTTAAATATTTTTATTAATTATGGGCCATAAAATACAAGAAGTAGTCACTGTAGTAGATAAATTGAGAGCATTATACAATCTTCAATTAATAGATTCTCGTATAGATGAAATACGAAAATTCCGAGATAATATTCCTATGGAAATAAAAAGTCTAGAAGAAGAACTAGACCAAATCAAAAAAAACTTAGAAAATATTCATGAAAATATTCTTTCTATAAAAGAAAATATAAATAAGAAAAAAAAAAATATAAAATCTTCAGATATATTGATCAATAAATATGAAAAACAAAAAGATCATATCAAAAATCATAAAGAATTATATTCTTTAGATAAAGAAATTGATTATCAAAAATTAGAAATTCAATTATATAAAAAAAGAATTAAGGAATTAAATCTTCAAATTTATAAAATGGAAGAAATCCTAAAACAAAAAGAAGATTTATTAAAAAATAAAGAGGAACATCTTTTTCATAAGAAAAAAGAATTAAATAATATTCTTTTAAAAAATGATAAAGAAGAACAAATTTTATTAGATAAATCTTTATTTTTTTACAAAAAGGTAGATAATGGTTTATTGAAGACTTATCAAAGAATCAGAAATGGAGTTAAAAACGGTGTAGCTATTGCTCCAGTTCTAAGAGGAGCTCCATTGGGTTCTTATCTAGCAATCACTCCTCAAAAATATTCTGAACTCATGCAACGTAATAAACTTTTAATAGATGAACATAGTGGAAGAATATTAATAGACGCGGAATTAGCTGAGGAAGAAAAGAAAAAATTTTTTATTTTTTGTTCTAAAAAAAAATTATAGATCATGGTACGAACTTATTCTTCTAATGAAATTAAAATTAAAATTAAAGATTTTGAATTATTAGAAGTTTCTTCAGGAAAGAAGAAATTTTTAAAAAGTTATTTTTTAAATAAAGCAACTGTAATAATGTTTATTTGTAATCATTGTCCGTATGTTAAACATATTAATACAGAATTAATTCGTTTAGCTAATGATTACATATCAAAAAATATTTCATTTTTAGCCATAAATTCTAATGACGTTAAAAAGTATCCGGAAGACTCTCCAGAAAATATGAAAAAAGTATATCATAAATTAGGTTATACTTTTCCTTATTTTTTTGATGAAACACAGGAGGTGGCTAAATATTATTGTGCAAAATGTACTCCTGAATTTTTTATATTTTCCGGAAAGGGAAATTTATGTTATCATGGACAATTAGATGATTCTAGACCCGGAAATAACATACCTGTAACAGGTTTTGATGTAAGAAATACATTGCAAAACATTTTAAATGGAAAAAAAATATATCCAATAGTTAAATTAAGTTACGGGTGTAATATCAAATGGAAAACATAAAATTTTTATAATAATTTGGAATAATATTTAAAAAATATTCTATAGTTTCAGACAAACTTTTTTCTGATATACCTCCTGCTGCATTTTTATGTCCTCCCCCTCCAAAATACTTTCTAGAAAATATGTTTACATCAAAATTTCCTATCGAACGAAAGGATATTTTAATGGGAGATTTTTCTTTTTCTTCAAAAAAGAAAACGGAAAAAATAATATTTTTAATGCCTAATCCATAAGTAATAATTCCATCTGTATCTCCTTGTTTATATGAATAAAAATTTAAATCCGAAGCTTTAATGCTCGTATAAGCCGTCCTACATTTTTTAATGATTATTAATTTTTTCAAGGCTTTAGATAATAATTTTAATCTGTTTTCATTATATTTTTCTCGTAAATGATCATAAATATAATTTAGATCAATTCCTTTCTCTATTAATCTTCCGGCAATAAAATGAGTTTCTGAGGTCATAGAAGGAAAACGAAAAAATCCAGTATCAGTCATTAATCCTACATATAAACACGTAGCTATTTTTTTATCTATTTTATCTAAATTATTCATATCTGATATGAATCGAAAGACTAAAATACTGGTAGCTGCTACTGT
Coding sequences:
- a CDS encoding zinc ribbon domain-containing protein, with protein sequence MGHKIQEVVTVVDKLRALYNLQLIDSRIDEIRKFRDNIPMEIKSLEEELDQIKKNLENIHENILSIKENINKKKKNIKSSDILINKYEKQKDHIKNHKELYSLDKEIDYQKLEIQLYKKRIKELNLQIYKMEEILKQKEDLLKNKEEHLFHKKKELNNILLKNDKEEQILLDKSLFFYKKVDNGLLKTYQRIRNGVKNGVAIAPVLRGAPLGSYLAITPQKYSELMQRNKLLIDEHSGRILIDAELAEEEKKKFFIFCSKKKL
- a CDS encoding thioredoxin family protein; the encoded protein is MVRTYSSNEIKIKIKDFELLEVSSGKKKFLKSYFLNKATVIMFICNHCPYVKHINTELIRLANDYISKNISFLAINSNDVKKYPEDSPENMKKVYHKLGYTFPYFFDETQEVAKYYCAKCTPEFFIFSGKGNLCYHGQLDDSRPGNNIPVTGFDVRNTLQNILNGKKIYPIVKLSYGCNIKWKT
- a CDS encoding DHH family phosphoesterase, whose translation is MLFSNINGINKKKIVLLPHNNPDGDALGSSLALLFYFRKLKHDVDLISPTEYSESFQWIPGTEDILVFSKKTQSLVEKKIVNSDYIFLIDFNNLSRINNIKYFFSCSKAKKILIDHHPFPFCFDFMFSDSTVAATSILVFRFISDMNNLDKIDKKIATCLYVGLMTDTGFFRFPSMTSETHFIAGRLIEKGIDLNYIYDHLREKYNENRLKLLSKALKKLIIIKKCRTAYTSIKASDLNFYSYKQGDTDGIITYGLGIKNIIFSVFFFEEKEKSPIKISFRSIGNFDVNIFSRKYFGGGGHKNAAGGISEKSLSETIEYFLNIIPNYYKNFMFSI